One Avibacterium avium genomic window carries:
- the mepA gene encoding penicillin-insensitive murein endopeptidase yields MKNLTKLLSAVLFCGIFSASSAMAGPEYWQKVKRPIAGEPTPVGSYSNGCIIGAQPLPFNGEGYQVIRTSKNRYYGHPDMIAYLQRLGKKAKSAGIPTMLIGDIAMPGGGRFLTGHASHQMGLDADIWLRLGRLSDKDAQNPAGMGLLVVDRKAQRVDDSVWNENHTNLIRLAAQDKQVARIFVNPAIKLKLCQTVRGDRSWLQKIRPWFGHDSHFHVRLTCPKGATYCENQAPVPAGEGCGDELYSWFKPAKPSTGTSKPKARPPEPFLCQQVSHAPNQSEWLE; encoded by the coding sequence ATGAAAAACTTAACCAAATTATTAAGTGCGGTGCTTTTTTGCGGAATTTTTTCTGCGAGCAGCGCAATGGCAGGCCCTGAATATTGGCAGAAAGTCAAACGCCCTATTGCGGGCGAGCCAACCCCAGTGGGATCTTATAGCAATGGCTGTATTATCGGTGCGCAACCTTTGCCTTTTAATGGCGAAGGCTACCAAGTGATCCGCACCAGCAAAAATCGCTATTACGGACACCCAGATATGATTGCCTATTTGCAACGCTTAGGTAAAAAAGCCAAATCTGCGGGCATTCCAACAATGCTTATTGGTGATATTGCAATGCCGGGGGGCGGACGCTTTTTAACGGGACACGCCAGCCATCAAATGGGCTTGGACGCAGATATTTGGCTACGTTTAGGACGTTTATCCGATAAAGATGCACAAAATCCAGCAGGAATGGGCTTGCTAGTGGTGGATCGCAAAGCGCAACGTGTTGATGATTCCGTATGGAATGAAAATCACACCAATTTAATTCGTTTAGCGGCGCAAGATAAGCAAGTGGCGCGTATTTTCGTTAATCCAGCGATTAAATTGAAATTATGCCAAACGGTGCGTGGTGATCGCAGTTGGTTGCAGAAAATTCGTCCGTGGTTTGGACACGATTCCCATTTTCACGTTCGCTTAACTTGCCCGAAAGGCGCGACTTACTGCGAAAATCAAGCGCCCGTCCCAGCAGGCGAGGGCTGTGGTGATGAGTTATATTCTTGGTTTAAACCAGCGAAACCTTCAACAGGAACAAGCAAACCCAAAGCGCGTCCACCTGAGCCATTTTTATGCCAGCAAGTAAGCCACGCCCCAAATCAAAGCGAATGGTTGGAATAA
- a CDS encoding TSUP family transporter, with translation MEISLNLIALLFLVAFIAGFIDAIAGGGGLITIPALLMTGVPPAMALGTNKLQACGGSFSASFYFLRKRAVDLKEIWLLVLMTFIGAVLGTILIQLVDSALIKKVIPFLVLAIGLYFLFTPNLGDEDRHKRISYATFAFSAGFGIGFYDGFFGPGTGSLLSLAFVTLLGFNLAKATAHAKVLNFTSNIAALLLFLIGGQIWWEAGLVMMLGQIIGANLGAKMVLSKGKQLIRPMVVIMSFIMTAKMAYDQGWFG, from the coding sequence ATGGAAATCAGCCTAAATCTTATTGCGTTATTATTTTTAGTGGCATTTATTGCAGGATTTATTGACGCAATTGCTGGCGGTGGTGGTTTAATCACTATTCCTGCTTTATTGATGACAGGCGTTCCCCCAGCAATGGCATTAGGCACGAACAAACTGCAAGCCTGCGGCGGCTCATTTTCCGCGAGCTTTTATTTTTTACGCAAAAGAGCGGTGGATTTAAAAGAAATTTGGCTGCTTGTGCTAATGACCTTTATCGGCGCAGTGCTTGGCACGATCCTTATTCAGTTAGTGGATAGTGCGTTGATTAAAAAAGTTATTCCATTTTTAGTGCTAGCCATTGGCTTGTATTTTTTATTCACCCCAAATTTAGGCGATGAAGATCGGCACAAACGCATTTCTTACGCCACTTTTGCCTTTAGCGCAGGATTTGGAATTGGCTTTTATGATGGTTTCTTCGGGCCGGGAACAGGCTCATTACTAAGTTTAGCTTTTGTTACGTTGCTTGGTTTTAATCTTGCGAAAGCCACAGCTCACGCCAAAGTGCTAAATTTCACGTCAAATATTGCCGCACTTTTGCTCTTTCTCATTGGTGGACAAATTTGGTGGGAAGCTGGGCTGGTAATGATGTTAGGACAAATTATCGGCGCAAATTTAGGTGCAAAAATGGTGCTAAGCAAAGGTAAACAGTTAATTCGCCCAATGGTGGTGATAATGTCTTTTATTATGACCGCCAAAATGGCTTATGATCAAGGCTGGTTCGGTTAG
- the lpxM gene encoding lauroyl-Kdo(2)-lipid IV(A) myristoyltransferase (LpxM is lauroyl-Kdo(2)-lipid IV(A) myristoyltransferase, an enzyme characterized in Escherichia coli and involved in biosynthesis of the form of lipid A found in that species and some closely related species.) produces MTQQNDDVRLTARVGYDPKWQWAFLLPKYWGVWLGIFALALFAFVPFRLRDKIAAKIGLLAGQKAKKQRHRARINLQYCFPDWTENQREKVIDEMFITVSQVMLGIGEIALRSKKHLQQRSEFIGLEYIQQAKAAGHNIILMVPHGWAIDASGIILHTYGMPMTSMYNPHRNPLVDWLWTMTRQRFGGKMHARQNGIKPFLNAVKKGEMGYYLPDEDYGEELSEYADFFATYKATLPGLNKMAKLAKAVVIPMFPRYNAERGKYEMEIHPPMPISEQPAQMAREMNKEIEQFVTPTPEQYVWILRLLKTRKDGADIYR; encoded by the coding sequence ATGACACAACAAAATGATGATGTACGCTTAACCGCTCGCGTGGGCTATGATCCCAAATGGCAATGGGCGTTTTTATTGCCAAAATATTGGGGCGTTTGGCTTGGTATTTTTGCCTTGGCGCTATTCGCCTTTGTGCCTTTTCGCTTAAGGGATAAGATCGCTGCGAAAATTGGTTTGCTCGCTGGGCAAAAAGCGAAAAAACAGCGTCATCGCGCAAGGATAAATTTGCAATATTGTTTCCCTGATTGGACAGAAAACCAGCGCGAAAAAGTAATTGATGAGATGTTTATCACCGTTAGCCAAGTGATGCTGGGCATTGGTGAAATTGCGTTGCGCTCTAAAAAACATCTGCAACAACGCAGCGAATTTATCGGCCTTGAATATATTCAGCAAGCCAAAGCAGCGGGGCATAACATTATTTTAATGGTGCCGCACGGCTGGGCGATTGATGCCTCGGGGATCATTTTGCATACTTACGGAATGCCAATGACATCAATGTATAATCCCCACCGTAACCCATTGGTCGATTGGCTGTGGACGATGACACGCCAGCGTTTTGGCGGCAAAATGCACGCCCGACAAAATGGCATAAAACCCTTTCTTAATGCAGTAAAAAAAGGTGAAATGGGGTATTATTTGCCTGATGAAGATTATGGCGAAGAATTAAGTGAATATGCGGATTTTTTTGCCACTTATAAAGCCACCTTGCCGGGCTTGAATAAAATGGCAAAATTGGCAAAAGCTGTGGTGATCCCTATGTTTCCGCGCTATAACGCAGAGCGTGGTAAATATGAAATGGAAATTCACCCACCAATGCCAATTAGCGAACAGCCTGCACAAATGGCACGGGAAATGAACAAAGAAATTGAGCAATTTGTTACCCCAACGCCAGAGCAGTATGTGTGGATTTTGCGTTTATTAAAAACCCGAAAAGATGGTGCGGATATTTATCGTTAA
- the apt gene encoding adenine phosphoribosyltransferase, protein MNKQLELIKSSIKSIPNYPKEGIIFRDITSLVETPAAFKATIDLIVAQYKDKGITKVIGTESRGFIFGAPVALALDIPFVLVRKPGKLPRETIAQSYQLEYGQDTLEIHTDSIQSGDNVLIIDDLLATGGTVEATVKLVERLGGEVKNAAFVINLPELGGEQRLRNLGVTPFSLVNFEGH, encoded by the coding sequence ATGAACAAACAATTAGAACTGATTAAATCATCGATCAAATCCATTCCAAACTACCCGAAAGAAGGCATTATCTTTCGTGATATTACAAGCCTTGTGGAAACCCCAGCGGCATTCAAGGCGACCATTGATTTAATCGTGGCACAATATAAAGACAAAGGCATCACCAAAGTTATCGGCACAGAAAGCCGTGGCTTTATTTTTGGCGCACCTGTGGCATTAGCCTTAGATATTCCTTTTGTATTAGTGCGTAAACCAGGGAAATTGCCGCGTGAAACCATTGCGCAATCCTATCAGTTAGAATATGGGCAAGACACCTTAGAAATTCACACAGACTCTATTCAATCGGGCGATAACGTATTGATTATTGACGATTTATTGGCTACAGGTGGTACAGTTGAAGCCACTGTGAAGTTGGTTGAACGTCTTGGTGGCGAAGTGAAAAATGCAGCGTTCGTGATTAATTTGCCAGAACTTGGTGGCGAACAACGCTTACGCAATTTAGGGGTAACCCCGTTCTCATTAGTGAATTTTGAAGGCCACTAA
- the dnaX gene encoding DNA polymerase III subunit gamma/tau has translation MSYQVLARKWRPQKFSDVVGQKPVLTALANGLNENRLHHAYLFSGTRGVGKTSIARLFAKGLNCVNGVTAEPCGVCEHCKAIEEGRFIDLIEIDAASRTKVEDTRELLDNVQYKPVQGRYKVYLIDEVHMLSRHSFNALLKTLEEPPEYVKFLLATTDPQKLPITILSRCIQFHLKALDQQQIADHLSFILQQEKLPFEPLAIEKLAKAAQGSIRDSLSLTDQAIAMSNGNITLDAVNTMLGLLDDSQPIDILYALQQGNGEALMKAIQAVAEKGGDWNELLKAVAENLHKIAMCQLLPQAQISDESHIGFLAKHLPPEDVQFFYQIILNGQKELAFAPNQRMGVEMILLRALAFHPKLIQAAPAMQPVEQVNERNHTAQSAVQNPAKLVEMPVVSQQIKANSAPQTKTMPSARQPVRSTQSHSPSPVSNSTLDVLDALDQLSKPTTSEKKNTNANNAKLVSEPAVPHSQEISLPVVERKFTQQKNTARTTHQLSQPSVSQSAISQAPSQSAATIPPMSEPVGESAVQNSSDFSADLDQEEDLNLPENYRWNWSNPAMAEEQDSASPSEIRKAILENTTPELKEKVLTMAKAQDKWTEIIEQTGISGLVKQMAMNSFIVRQDENELVLALRSGHQHLNEEPIRRELQQALNHFYQKDIQLIIENSDDLNQLTSMDHRKQIYHQLKAEAQKALQQDPKLQRLCEEFDAVIELETIRPV, from the coding sequence ATGAGTTATCAAGTTTTAGCAAGAAAATGGCGACCGCAAAAGTTCTCCGATGTGGTAGGGCAGAAACCTGTTCTTACCGCACTTGCTAACGGATTAAATGAAAACCGCCTGCACCACGCCTATCTTTTTTCTGGTACGCGTGGCGTGGGGAAAACCTCCATTGCTCGTTTATTCGCCAAAGGGTTAAATTGTGTCAATGGCGTAACCGCTGAGCCTTGCGGTGTATGCGAACATTGCAAAGCCATTGAAGAGGGGCGATTTATCGATCTCATTGAAATTGACGCCGCTTCACGCACCAAGGTGGAAGATACCCGTGAATTGCTCGACAATGTGCAATACAAACCGGTGCAAGGGCGTTATAAAGTTTATTTGATTGACGAAGTGCATATGCTCTCTCGCCATTCTTTCAATGCCTTGCTGAAAACCCTTGAAGAACCGCCTGAATATGTAAAATTTCTGCTGGCAACCACTGATCCGCAGAAATTGCCGATTACCATTTTATCTCGCTGTATTCAATTTCATCTTAAAGCGCTCGATCAGCAACAAATCGCCGATCATTTGTCCTTTATTTTACAGCAAGAAAAGCTCCCCTTTGAACCTCTTGCCATTGAAAAATTAGCTAAAGCGGCACAAGGCAGTATCCGCGATAGCCTAAGTTTAACCGATCAAGCCATTGCAATGAGCAACGGCAATATTACCCTTGATGCAGTAAATACAATGCTCGGCTTGCTTGATGACAGCCAGCCTATTGATATTTTGTATGCGTTGCAGCAGGGCAACGGTGAAGCCTTAATGAAAGCTATTCAAGCGGTGGCGGAAAAAGGCGGCGATTGGAATGAACTGCTAAAAGCGGTGGCCGAAAATTTGCATAAAATTGCAATGTGTCAATTATTGCCACAAGCGCAAATTAGTGATGAAAGCCATATCGGCTTTTTGGCGAAACATCTTCCACCAGAAGATGTGCAGTTTTTCTATCAGATTATTTTAAACGGACAAAAAGAGCTTGCCTTCGCACCAAATCAGCGAATGGGCGTGGAAATGATTTTATTACGTGCTTTAGCTTTCCACCCTAAATTAATCCAAGCAGCTCCTGCTATGCAGCCGGTAGAACAAGTGAATGAGCGCAATCATACTGCGCAAAGTGCGGTGCAAAATCCGGCAAAATTAGTTGAGATGCCTGTTGTATCACAACAGATCAAAGCAAATTCAGCGCCACAAACCAAAACAATGCCGTCTGCTAGACAGCCAGTTCGTTCCACACAAAGCCATTCACCTTCGCCAGTAAGCAACTCTACTTTAGACGTGCTTGATGCGTTAGATCAGCTTTCTAAACCGACAACAAGCGAAAAAAAAAACACTAACGCCAATAACGCAAAGCTAGTTTCGGAGCCAGCAGTTCCCCATTCGCAAGAGATCAGCTTGCCTGTGGTAGAGCGTAAATTTACTCAGCAAAAAAATACGGCACGAACTACTCATCAGCTTTCTCAGCCGTCTGTTTCTCAATCCGCTATTTCTCAAGCGCCATCTCAATCAGCAGCAACGATTCCGCCAATGAGTGAGCCTGTGGGTGAAAGTGCGGTGCAAAATTCGTCAGATTTTTCTGCTGATCTTGATCAGGAAGAAGATCTCAATTTGCCCGAAAACTACCGCTGGAATTGGAGTAATCCAGCAATGGCGGAGGAGCAGGATAGCGCCAGCCCGTCAGAAATCCGTAAAGCCATTTTGGAAAACACCACACCAGAATTAAAAGAAAAAGTGCTCACAATGGCAAAAGCACAGGACAAATGGACGGAAATTATTGAGCAAACAGGCATTTCTGGCTTAGTCAAGCAAATGGCGATGAATAGCTTTATTGTTCGCCAAGATGAAAATGAGCTCGTTTTGGCTCTGCGTTCAGGTCATCAACACCTTAATGAAGAGCCTATCCGCCGTGAGTTACAACAGGCGTTAAACCATTTTTATCAAAAAGATATTCAACTTATTATTGAAAATAGCGATGATCTCAATCAGCTCACTTCAATGGATCACCGCAAACAAATTTACCATCAGCTAAAAGCCGAAGCACAGAAAGCGCTACAACAAGATCCTAAATTGCAGCGCCTATGCGAAGAATTTGATGCAGTAATAGAGTTAGAAACAATCAGGCCAGTATAA
- the pyk gene encoding pyruvate kinase — protein sequence MSRRLRRTKIVCTMGPSTDRGNNLEKIIAAGANVVRMNFSHGTPEDHIGRAQRVREIAQKLGKTVAILGDLQGPKIRVSTFKDGKIFLNIGDKFVLDAELPKGEGNQEAVGLDYKTLPQDVVPGDILLLDDGRVQLKVLSTDGAKVFTEVTVGGPLSNNKGINKLGGGLSADALTEKDKADIITAARIGVDYLAVSFPRSSADLNYARQLAEEAGLKAKIVAKVERAETVMSDEAMDDIILASDVIMVARGDLGVEIGDPELVGVQKKLIRRSRQLNRVVITATQMMESMISNPMPTRAEVMDVANAVLDGTDAVMLSAETAAGQYPAETVAAMAKVCLGAEKMPSVNVSRHRVDRTFDTIEEAVAMSAMFAANHMKGVAAIIAMTNSGHTAKLMSRISSGLPIFALSRHQETLNLCALYRGVVPVHFEQESRTIEGLKSAIQLLKDKGYLVTGDLVLLTQGDLLTSGGTNTCRTLVVE from the coding sequence ATGTCTAGAAGACTAAGACGAACCAAAATTGTATGTACTATGGGGCCTTCTACAGACCGTGGTAACAACCTAGAAAAAATTATCGCAGCAGGCGCTAATGTGGTGAGAATGAATTTCTCTCACGGCACACCTGAAGATCACATTGGACGCGCGCAACGTGTGCGTGAAATTGCACAAAAATTAGGTAAAACAGTGGCGATTTTAGGGGATTTACAAGGGCCTAAAATCCGTGTTTCTACCTTTAAAGACGGTAAAATTTTCTTAAATATTGGTGATAAATTCGTTTTAGATGCGGAATTGCCAAAAGGTGAAGGTAACCAAGAAGCTGTTGGTTTAGATTATAAAACGTTACCACAAGACGTTGTTCCTGGTGATATTTTATTATTAGATGATGGCCGAGTTCAGCTAAAAGTATTATCTACTGATGGTGCGAAAGTGTTCACCGAAGTCACTGTTGGCGGCCCTCTTTCAAATAATAAAGGGATTAACAAATTAGGTGGTGGTTTATCTGCTGATGCCTTAACAGAAAAAGATAAAGCTGACATTATTACCGCAGCGCGTATTGGCGTGGATTACTTAGCGGTGTCTTTCCCACGCTCAAGTGCAGATTTGAACTATGCGCGTCAATTAGCGGAAGAAGCTGGTCTTAAAGCAAAAATTGTTGCGAAAGTAGAACGTGCGGAAACCGTAATGAGCGATGAAGCAATGGACGATATTATTCTTGCTTCTGATGTGATTATGGTGGCGCGTGGTGATTTAGGTGTTGAAATTGGCGATCCTGAATTGGTTGGCGTGCAGAAAAAATTAATCCGTCGTTCACGTCAATTAAACCGTGTTGTGATCACTGCAACGCAAATGATGGAATCTATGATCAGCAATCCAATGCCAACCCGTGCGGAAGTAATGGATGTTGCCAATGCGGTATTAGACGGTACAGATGCAGTAATGCTTTCGGCGGAAACCGCAGCGGGTCAGTATCCAGCCGAAACAGTAGCAGCAATGGCGAAAGTATGTCTAGGTGCAGAAAAAATGCCTAGCGTAAATGTTTCACGCCACCGTGTTGATCGTACTTTTGATACGATTGAAGAAGCGGTTGCAATGTCAGCAATGTTCGCTGCTAATCATATGAAAGGGGTTGCAGCAATTATTGCAATGACAAACAGTGGTCATACAGCTAAATTAATGTCACGTATTAGCTCAGGCTTACCAATTTTTGCTTTATCACGTCACCAAGAAACATTAAATCTTTGTGCATTATATCGTGGTGTTGTGCCAGTTCATTTTGAGCAAGAAAGCCGTACTATTGAAGGGTTAAAATCCGCCATTCAATTGTTGAAAGATAAAGGTTATTTAGTGACTGGTGATCTTGTGTTATTAACTCAAGGGGATTTATTAACTTCTGGCGGCACAAACACTTGCCGTACATTAGTGGTTGAATAA
- a CDS encoding NAD(P)H-dependent oxidoreductase: MSIISKDQVLERFRFRAATRYYDPNKKVSPEDFAYILELARLSPSSVGSEPWHFVVIQNPELREKLKPVSWGMISQLDDASYVVAILAKKNVRYDSDYLHQALVKRGLTAEQMEKAKEKYRTFQQNDMKVLESERALFDWTSKQTYIALANMMTGAAFIGVDSCPIEGFNYEAVNQILAEAGAFDPAEWGVSVMVTFGYRAKEIKAKSRKPMEELVTWVE; this comes from the coding sequence ATGAGTATAATCAGCAAAGATCAGGTACTAGAACGATTTCGTTTTCGAGCAGCAACACGTTATTACGATCCAAACAAAAAAGTAAGCCCTGAAGATTTTGCTTATATTTTAGAATTGGCACGTTTGTCGCCTAGCTCCGTTGGTTCAGAACCTTGGCATTTTGTGGTGATTCAAAATCCTGAATTACGCGAAAAACTTAAACCGGTAAGCTGGGGAATGATCTCTCAGCTTGATGATGCCAGCTATGTTGTCGCAATTTTAGCAAAGAAAAATGTACGCTATGATTCAGATTATTTGCATCAAGCCTTAGTTAAACGAGGTTTAACAGCGGAACAAATGGAAAAAGCAAAAGAAAAATACCGCACTTTTCAACAAAATGATATGAAAGTGCTAGAAAGTGAACGTGCATTATTTGATTGGACAAGCAAGCAAACCTACATAGCCCTAGCAAATATGATGACAGGTGCGGCATTTATTGGTGTGGATAGCTGTCCAATTGAGGGCTTTAACTATGAAGCAGTAAATCAAATTTTAGCAGAAGCGGGGGCGTTTGACCCAGCGGAGTGGGGCGTTTCTGTGATGGTAACCTTTGGTTATCGTGCGAAAGAGATTAAAGCCAAATCAAGAAAACCGATGGAAGAATTAGTAACTTGGGTGGAATAA
- a CDS encoding VirK/YbjX family protein, translating into MSSLFSFPDFKILQPYDKRFLKRLRSRIRYYFYRLQCYKECNQFVHFLNQNPQWLPIFEKVPYRYNAVLRKYCDTRFSKKARIQAILNNFELSEKFLGTSIVDKLAKQNHILLSELPDGLKLYLNINAIDPFEGFLSINIKNQDNESVYDSSFTFLSPNQLLIASIQGPNEENSQQLVKSATKSLHGIRPMFMIVNVFKLLSQLWDCELIAIAHKNQSKYRWNDFNRLLFNYDEFWQENNGKLNTQGYWALPLEIERKPLEEIQSKKRSMYRKRYEMLDKLETDLSAVFN; encoded by the coding sequence ATGTCCAGCTTGTTTTCTTTTCCTGATTTTAAAATCTTACAACCTTATGATAAGCGATTCCTAAAAAGATTACGTTCTCGTATTCGTTACTATTTCTATCGTTTGCAATGTTATAAAGAATGTAATCAGTTTGTTCATTTTCTTAATCAGAATCCGCAATGGTTGCCTATTTTTGAAAAAGTACCTTATCGCTACAATGCTGTTTTAAGAAAGTATTGCGATACCCGTTTTAGCAAGAAAGCTCGTATTCAAGCAATCTTAAATAACTTTGAATTATCAGAAAAATTTTTGGGAACATCCATTGTTGATAAGTTGGCAAAACAAAATCACATTTTATTATCCGAGTTACCTGATGGTCTGAAGCTTTATCTAAACATTAATGCCATAGATCCTTTTGAAGGTTTTTTATCCATTAATATTAAAAACCAGGATAATGAAAGCGTGTATGATTCATCTTTCACTTTTTTATCTCCAAATCAATTATTAATTGCTTCAATTCAAGGGCCTAATGAGGAGAATTCTCAACAATTGGTTAAATCAGCTACCAAATCATTACATGGGATTCGCCCGATGTTTATGATTGTTAATGTATTTAAATTATTAAGTCAGCTCTGGGATTGTGAATTAATCGCTATAGCTCATAAGAACCAATCTAAATACCGCTGGAATGATTTTAATCGACTTTTATTCAACTATGACGAATTCTGGCAAGAAAACAATGGAAAGCTGAATACACAGGGTTATTGGGCGTTACCGTTAGAGATTGAGCGTAAGCCTTTGGAAGAAATTCAGAGTAAAAAGCGTTCTATGTATCGTAAGCGCTATGAAATGTTGGATAAACTGGAAACCGATTTAAGCGCAGTATTTAACTAA
- the cmk gene encoding (d)CMP kinase encodes MQKNLVITVDGPSGAGKGTLCYALAQKLGFALLDSGAIYRVTALAGLKKKVPLDDEAALAHLARHLDVEFLPEDNEVKIILEGEDVSRQIRTQEVADTASKVAVFPQVRAALLQLQQSFANEKGLIADGRDMGTVVFPDAQVKLFLDASAEERAKRRYKQLQTKGISGNFAQILAEIEERDFRDRNRPIAPLKPAEDALLLDSTELSIEEVIAQALDYIRQKVDF; translated from the coding sequence ATGCAGAAAAATCTCGTGATCACCGTTGATGGGCCGAGTGGCGCAGGTAAAGGGACGCTATGTTATGCCTTGGCGCAAAAGCTAGGCTTTGCCTTGTTAGACAGCGGAGCGATTTATCGTGTTACCGCATTGGCGGGGTTAAAAAAGAAGGTGCCATTAGATGATGAAGCGGCTTTGGCACATTTAGCTCGTCATTTAGATGTCGAATTTTTACCTGAAGATAATGAAGTTAAAATTATTTTAGAAGGGGAAGATGTGAGTCGTCAGATTCGCACGCAAGAAGTGGCAGATACCGCCTCTAAAGTAGCGGTATTCCCACAAGTTCGCGCTGCGTTATTGCAATTACAGCAAAGTTTTGCCAATGAAAAAGGGCTTATTGCTGATGGGCGTGATATGGGAACCGTGGTTTTCCCCGATGCGCAGGTGAAGTTATTTTTAGATGCTAGCGCAGAAGAAAGAGCGAAAAGACGCTATAAACAGTTGCAAACTAAGGGAATTAGTGGTAACTTTGCACAGATTTTAGCCGAGATAGAAGAGCGTGATTTTCGCGATAGAAATCGCCCAATCGCCCCTTTAAAACCTGCTGAGGACGCGTTGTTATTAGACAGCACGGAATTAAGTATTGAGGAAGTGATTGCTCAAGCCCTTGATTATATCCGCCAAAAGGTTGATTTTTAA
- the rpsA gene encoding 30S ribosomal protein S1 produces the protein MSESFAQLFEESLKDLETRLGSIVNGTVVAIEKGFVYVDAGLKSEARIPAEEFQNAQGELDVKVGDVVNVALDAVEDGFGETKLSREKAVRHESWIELEKAYEDQATVIGLINGKVKGGFTVELNGVRAFLPGSLVDTRPVRDADHLLGKELEFKVIKLDQKRNNVVVSRRAVIESENSQDREEILANLAEGAEVKGTVKNLTDYGAFVDLGGVDGLLHITDMAWKRVKHPSEIVNVGDEITVKVLKFDKDRTRVSLGLKQLGQDPWVAIAENHPVGSKLTGKVTNLTDYGCFVEILEGVEGLVHVSEMDWTNKNIHPSKVVSLGDTVEVMVLEIDEDRRRISLGLKQCKPNPWLQFAETHNKGDKVTGKIKSITDFGIFIGLEGGIDGLVHLSDISWNVPGEEAVRNYKKGDEVSAVVLQVDSAKERISLGIKQLEDDPFNNFIAANKKGAIVSAKVVEADAKGAKVELDGGVEGYIRAADLTSEVAAGDVVEAKYTGVDRKARLVHLSVKAKDQAEEAAAVASVNKEEVVIPNAMAEAFKAAKGE, from the coding sequence ATGTCAGAATCTTTTGCTCAACTCTTTGAAGAATCATTAAAAGACCTTGAAACTCGTTTAGGTTCAATCGTTAACGGTACTGTTGTTGCTATTGAAAAAGGCTTCGTATATGTAGATGCAGGTTTAAAATCTGAAGCGCGTATCCCAGCTGAAGAATTCCAAAATGCACAAGGTGAATTAGACGTTAAAGTTGGCGACGTGGTAAACGTTGCGTTAGACGCTGTTGAAGATGGTTTCGGTGAAACTAAATTGTCTCGTGAAAAAGCAGTACGTCACGAATCTTGGATCGAATTAGAGAAAGCTTACGAAGATCAAGCTACTGTTATCGGTTTAATCAACGGTAAAGTGAAAGGTGGTTTCACAGTTGAGTTAAACGGTGTTCGTGCATTCTTACCTGGTTCATTAGTAGATACTCGCCCTGTACGCGATGCAGATCACTTATTAGGTAAAGAATTAGAATTCAAAGTAATCAAATTAGATCAAAAACGTAACAACGTTGTTGTTTCTCGTCGTGCTGTAATCGAATCAGAAAACAGCCAAGATCGTGAAGAAATCTTAGCTAACCTAGCGGAAGGCGCAGAAGTTAAAGGTACAGTTAAAAACTTAACTGACTACGGTGCGTTCGTTGATTTAGGTGGTGTTGATGGTTTATTACACATCACAGATATGGCTTGGAAACGCGTTAAACACCCAAGCGAAATCGTGAATGTAGGTGATGAAATCACAGTTAAAGTATTAAAATTTGATAAAGATCGCACTCGTGTTTCTTTAGGCTTAAAACAATTAGGTCAAGATCCTTGGGTTGCTATCGCAGAAAATCACCCAGTTGGCAGCAAATTAACTGGTAAAGTAACTAACTTAACAGATTACGGTTGTTTCGTTGAAATTTTAGAAGGTGTTGAAGGTTTAGTTCACGTTTCTGAAATGGATTGGACAAACAAAAACATTCACCCATCTAAAGTGGTTAGCTTAGGTGATACTGTTGAAGTGATGGTATTAGAAATCGATGAAGATCGTCGTCGTATTTCTTTAGGTTTAAAACAATGCAAACCTAATCCGTGGTTACAATTTGCTGAAACGCACAACAAAGGCGATAAAGTTACTGGTAAAATCAAATCAATCACTGATTTCGGTATCTTCATCGGTCTTGAAGGTGGTATCGATGGCTTAGTTCACTTATCTGACATTTCTTGGAATGTACCAGGTGAAGAAGCCGTTCGTAACTACAAAAAAGGTGACGAAGTTTCTGCCGTAGTTCTACAAGTGGATTCAGCAAAAGAGCGTATCTCTTTAGGTATCAAACAACTTGAAGATGATCCATTCAATAACTTCATCGCAGCAAACAAAAAAGGCGCTATCGTAAGTGCTAAAGTTGTTGAAGCAGATGCAAAAGGCGCTAAAGTTGAATTAGACGGCGGTGTTGAAGGTTATATCCGTGCAGCTGACTTAACAAGCGAAGTTGCAGCAGGTGATGTTGTTGAAGCGAAATACACTGGTGTAGATCGTAAAGCGCGTTTAGTTCACTTATCAGTGAAAGCGAAAGATCAAGCTGAAGAAGCGGCAGCAGTTGCAAGCGTGAATAAAGAAGAAGTAGTTATTCCAAACGCAATGGCTGAAGCATTCAAAGCAGCTAAAGGTGAATAA